The Bradyrhizobium sp. LLZ17 genomic sequence TCCGAGGTCGGAAATCCGGTCCAGTAGGTCTGATCCATAGCGGTGAACACGTTGTAGGCCATCAGCGGAATGGTCGGCATCTCCTTCACGGCGAGCTTGACGTACTCCTTGCCGAGCTCGATCGATTTTGGATCATCGAATCCGATAGTGCGGATCTCCTCGATGATCTTGTCGAGCGCGGGATTGGACCAGCGCTGCCAGTTGCGGAGCGGCTGCGGCTTGCCCGGCGCGGCGACAAACTCCGAATGCCAGCTGTCGAGGAAATAGGACAGGTCCTGGTTGCCGCCCCAGGTCTCGACGCTCCAGCCGATGAACGTGTCGAAATCGCCCGCGGCCCGCCGCGTGGGCAGCGTCCCCTGTGCGACATCGATTTTGGCATCGATGCCCGCCTGCTTCCAGAGCTGCACGATCATCGTGCCGGCGCGGGTCATCACCGGGCGCAAATCGCCTTCGACCATGACACGGACGCTGAACGGCTTTCCGTCCGGCGTCATCCAGGCGCCGCCTCGCTTGGTGAATCCGGCTTTCTCGAGAAGCTCCTGCGCGGCGCGCGGATCGGTTTTCCACCAGCCCCTGCCGAACGCCTTGGCGATCTCGGCAGGATCGGACGGAATCTGCTCGCCCATGGAAGGTCGCAACATGTCGGCAATCTGTTTGCCGATCGTCGGGTCATAAGGCCTGATCTTGCGCTTGCCGGTATCGATCTCGAATGTCTTGAGCCAGTCCTCCATCGGTCCATGATAGGTCGCCGGATGGGTTCCGGTCGGCGGCACCCCGATCGCAGAGATGGTGGCGGCGCCGCGATAGGCCGCCATCGCCACCGCCTTGATGTCGATCAACAGCGCCAGCGCCCATCGCACATCCGGATTCTTGAAGTTTTCATTCTGGGTGTTGAAGATCACAGCTGGAAGCGTCGGATCGGGGTGACCGTAGGGAAAGCCCTTGAACCATGCCCGCGTCGTCTTGCTCTGCTTGGCGAGGGCAAACATGCCCTCGGGCGCGATGTCGTGAATCACGTCGAGCTCGTGGTTGAGCTGGGCGATCACCCGCTTTTCGGGCGGTCCAGGATCGACATAGGCGAGATATTTCGGACCTGGTTTGCCAAACCGCGCAAGCGTGGTGCGCTGCCAATCGTCGCGGAGTTGCCAAATGTACCACTTGCCGTCCGGATCGTAGCTATGCAGCACATAGGCGCCGAGCGAGATCGGCTTGTTGAAGTCGAACTTGACCGGATCCGCCACCTTGTCGAACACGTGTTTGGGCAGGATCCACACCGCACCCCAGCGCACGGTGAAGTTGGCATGGAAGCGTGAATTCGGTTTCTTGAGCTTGAAGATCACGGTGTGAGCATCGGGAGCGCTCACCGACGCAACGTTGCTCGCCAGCACCGCACTGAAGCGCATCGCCGGATGGTTGATCTGTGTCGTGACCGTCGAGACGACATCGTCGGCGGTGAATTCGACGCCGTCGCTCCAGAAGATGCCGCTGCGGAGCTTGACTGTCATTTCGGTGAAGTCGGCATTGTAGTGTGGCTTCTCCGCTGCCAGCGAATTATCCCAGACCCCGTCGATGCCGCTCTCGGGATCGATGTACCAGAGCGTGTCGAGGGCGACCTGCTGGAGTCCGTTGGACTGCGATCCGGCATTGATGGTCCAGATGTTGAACCAGCCTGCGTTCTTCACCGTCCCTTCGGGGTTTTCCAGGATCAGCAGATCCTTCCTCGGAATGTCTTGCGGAATACCCTGCGCCAGGCCTGGCGTCGCGAAAAGCAACGGCAGCCAGGCGACCGCACACGCAACCGCCAGCAACATACGACTGCAGCGCATCATGCCCTCCCGGTGCGGCTCTTCTCGGGCTGTATTTGCCGGGATGCTAGAGGCACCGGAGTCGATGAACAACACAAATGTTGGGTCACGGAGAACAGCGCTGCACGCACCGGCTTGCCATGTGCGTGATCGTGTTGCGGTGCGCCCGAACATCAATGACGCCGCCGACCCGAGGTGCTCCGGACGAAGATGTCGAGAGGCTTAACCCAAGGGGTCGGCTCACAGGGAGCGCGAAGGCGAGGAGACCCGACACTCGGCCGGGAAGCAAGTCGTTCTCACTTCTGCTGGGCAGGAGCCTGGGCGTTCGAATTGTTCGGATTCTGCTTGTTGGCCTCGTGGTGGCCGATGGCGCAACCGGCCGCGGCGCCGACCTTACCGTGTCCGGCCATGTGGCCGGCGATACCACCGACGATGGCCCCCTTGATGCAGCCCTTGGCGTCGGCGCCGGGCGCAAAGGCGATCGAGAGCGCAGCCGCGAAGGCCACTGCGATGGTCCATTTCATTTGCATTCTCCGGTCCTGAGTTGATCGTGAAGATCAACGCGGCGCGGGCGAACTCCGTTCCGGGCGCACGGCTTCCGTCCAAACCGGCGCTGGACCGAATGCTTCAGCGCCGACGGGCGACCCACATCCCGAACAGGAACGCGGCGAAGAGCGACTGCAGCGGGGCCTTGACGGTCATCTTGCGCAACTGGTCCGCCCAGCGGATTGCCGCATCTTGCGACGGCGACTGCTGCGCTCGCCGGCGTGGCCCGGAACTGTTCTCAGTGGCGTCGATCTCGTCGGTCAGCCCGGAGGCTTCGGTCATTGCCGAGGCTTCCTTCATATCCGTGTCCATGCGTCTCTCCCACTTGGCGGTTCAGCCCAACCGCCGGCCGGGAATGGTCGTTCCACCTGCCTGCAGCAATTGCGAGCGCCTCGCTCCGGAGCTCGCGGAACCAATCCCAAGTTCGGGATTTCAGTCCTTCACCAGAGAGGTTGCGGCACAGAGAGCGCGAAGGCCGAAGGCATGAAATGGATGCTCGTGGTCCTGGTGGGCGGCGTAACCCCGGTCAATACCGACCTGGTGTTCGACAAGTTCTCTGAATGCCTGGCGGCCGAGGAGCAGATGCGCAAGCACTATGCGGACGCATTCGAGGCTTGGGATCGATTGGCCGCCGGCAGCATCGAGCGGCGGCGGGACTACTCGAAGGCTCGCGATCTGCAGGCCAAACGGCTGTTGAGCAACATCGGCACATGCGTCCCGCACGGCGGTGGCGGCGACCAGCCCGCCGTCGCCGCGACCCAGCAGCCGGCGGCGACGCCGTCTCCGCACCCGGCCGCGCCACAGCCGTTGCCCACGCCTCAGCCCAGCCCCTGACTGCGCCGTCAACGTCGCTCCGAAAGCATGAGGGCGTAGTCGCAGTTAGGCGCTCGCTTGGACTCGCGGCTTGAAGAGGTCTCTGTCCCCTTGGTGCGGCAGACGTTGCGGGCGCCCGATCAGGTAACCTTGCATCTCGTCACACTTCATTGCCGCCAGCATAGCGAACTGCTCCTCGGTTTCGACCCCCTCCGCCAGCACTGGAATCCCGAAGCTGTGGGTCAGGCCGATCACCGCGCGAATAATCCCTATCGACTTTTCGCTGGTACCGAGGGTCGCTACGAAGCTGCGATCGATCTTGATGCGGTCGAGCGGAAACGCGTCCAGATATGACAATGAGGAGTAACCCGTCCCAAAATCATCCAGGGCAATCAAGACCCGAGTAATTTGAGTCGGTTCAGCGTTTCTCTGGCGCGGCCGACGTCCTCGATCAGTACGCCCTCTGTGATTTCCAGTTCCAGTCGGGCCGGCGCAAGTCCACTCTCTCTCAAGGCCGATTTCACCTGCCTTTCAAGATTCTCCCGGCGAAATTGAGCCGCAGAGATGTTGACCGCGATCCTCAGCGGCGTGGTCCATGAAGCCGCTGCGCGACAGGCTTCCTTGAGAACCCATTCGTCGATCTTGGCGATCAGCCCGCTCTCTTCCGCAACCGGAATGAACTCGCCCGGTGCAATGACGCCTCGGACAGGATGCTGCCAGCGCACCAGCGCTTCGTGGCCCACGATGCCGCGGACATGATCCACCTGGGGCTGGTACTCGACGAACAGCTCGCCGTTCTCCACGGCCGAGCGCAGATCGTGCTCGACGGCACGACGTTGGCGCAGCTGCTGATCCATCGCACTTGTGAACAGGCGGACGGCGCCCCGGCCGTCATGCTTGGCACGGTAGAGTGCCGCATCAGCATTGGCGAGCAGCGAGACCGCATCCTCTCCATCCCGCGGAAACACCGCAATGCCAACGCAGAGGTCGAGCTCCAGACAATGACCGTTGGTTTCGATCGGAACGGCAAACGCCTCACGCATCCTTTTGGCCAGGAGCTCGGCAGCGCCCGGCAGCGGAAGTTGTTCCGTAATGGCCATGAACTCGTCGCCCCCGACGCGGGCAACATAGGCTCCTTCGGCAGCGTGCTTCAGCCGCCGGGCCGTCTCGCGCAGGACAGCGTCTCCGACCGAATGCCCGAACAGATCATTGATGTCCTTGAAGCGATCGAGGTCGATACACAGGACGCCCACGCTGCTAGCGCTATCGCGCGCCCGGTTCATCGCGGCAGTCAGGGCTCCGTCGAGCGCGGTCCGGTTCGGCAGTTCGGTCAGGGCGTCATGGGATGCCAGATGACCGATCCTGCGTTGGCTTCGGTTGCGCTCGGTCACATCGAACGCGGCTACGACCTGCGCAAGCTTGCCTTCGTACATCAGAGAACGACGTTCGACGACCACTTCCAGTTCGTCGCCGCCGCGGGTCTTGTGAGCCGCAACGTCCTGCTCACCATCGCAGCGCCCCGCCTCGCCGCTATTCAGACCCGGCTCGGTCATCGCGAGCAACTCGTCCTGCTTGTATCCGTAATGGCTGCACATCGCGGCGTTCGCGGCGAGAAAGCGCTGCGAACCGGCCTCCGCCACCCACATCGGGATCGGGTTCTCTTCGAAAAGCAGCCTGAAGGATGCTTCGCGCCGCTTGAGCTCGGTAATATCGATGCGCACGCCGATACTGCCGCCATCCGCCGTTCGTCTTTCCTCGACGCGCAGCCACCTGTCTCCCGGAAGCCGCTGCTCATGCGAGGACTGCGGCAGGTTGTGCCAGGCGAGCCGTTCGCTGAGCCACTCGTCCTCTCTGCCCAGCGCGTCCGCGTATTGCCCGCGCCGCAGCCCCGCTCGCAGCATCTCCTCGAACCGGACACCTTCCGTGAGTGCGTGGTTGCTGGCCGAGTAGAAGTCGGTGTACTGGCGGTTCCACAGGACCAGTCGATCTTCCTTGTCGAAGACCGCAAGTCCTTCCGGAACGACGTCGAGCGCTTCCTTCAGATGCGCGTGCGCCGCTCGCGCGGCGGCTTCGGCCCGCTCTGCGGCCGCCTTCGCAGCAGCGAGCGCCTCTTCAGTCCGATATCGCTCCGTGACGTCTTCGTGGGTGGCGACCCAACCGTTATCCTCCATGGGTCGATGACGGATGCGAACGATCCGTCCATTGGCAAGCTCGACAGTCGTATCCGAGTTTCGATTGATCACATTGTCGCTCGTGCGCCAGCTCAGATACGCCTCCTCGGACATTTTCGGTGCAGTGCCGATACCGTATCGCAGCTGAACGATCTCTTGCAGGCGCATGCCGGGCGTCACGCTTTCCGGACTGAGAGCATAGATCTCGAGATATTGCCGGTTGCAGACGATGAGGCGCTGCTGCCCGTCGAAAAAGCAAAGACCCTGGGACATGTTGTTCAACGCGGTGGTGAACCGGTCCGCAAATTCGTCGGCCTTCGACTTCTCCTCGATTGCACTCTTTTCCGCGGCTCGCGCACGCCTGCCTTCTTCGGCCGAGTTAGCCTGCTCCTCGATCAGCCCTTCAAGATTGCGAAAATTGATGTTGAGCATTCGCGCCAGCAAGACCAGGAGCAGCGCCAGATTCAGCCCCAAGCAGAGCTGCAGGGGCTCACCCGAAAACAGCAGCCGCGCCGAGATCGGCACGCCCGCGATCAACATCGACAGCCGCGAGGCAGCCGGGAAGCTGCCAAGACAATACGACGTGCCGATGCAGCCCATGAACACCAGCAACGCCAAAGGCGCGCGCAGCGCCGGCTCCACGGTCTCCATCAGCGCCAATATCCAGCAGACGAATCCCGAGGTGAGAACGGCGGCAAAAATCCGCATTCGAGAGAGATTGCTGAAGGCTTCTTCGGGAGTAACCTCGCATGCGCGCATGCGCAGCCATTGCACCATTCGCACCATGCAGACCGCAACAAGAACTGCCGGCAGCGCGAACCTCAGCCAGGGTGAACACTCCCTCGGCAGGACCCAGGCCACACTGAAGCTGTCGAGCAACAGCACTGCGTAGAGGACAGGAACCTGCTTTCGGAGAACCTTGAATTGTTCCACCAGCAGCGCGCGATCGACCGGGGTCGTAAGACGCCCGACCGAGAACAAGTTCCATATTTTGCTGAGTTCCATGTGCCGCTCCGCCCGCCAAGCAGGCTAGGAGAGACTCTGGAAACATCGCGTAAATGGCGTTGGTATTCCGCGCGTTAAACGGAAATGCTGAGGTGGGCACCGGTATTTAGCACCAGCAAACTAACATATGTTAGTTTGCTGAGCATGAACCGAGGCAGGTCACGCATCGGGCACGACCTGTCGTTTTTTGAGCGTGCGCCTCTCATGGATCAAAGCACGCGGGCGATTTTGACCTGCATCGGCACAGCGACATGGCCATGCGCACCAATATCGAGATCGACAATACGCTGATGGCAGAAGCCCGGAAGGCCTCCGGGCACGCAACCAAAAAGCAAACGGTGAAAGAGGCGCTCCGTTTGATGATCAAGCTGCGAGGGCAGCATGAGGCCGGTGCAGCCTTCGGCAAACACCGCTGGCGCAGCAATCTCGCCCGCCGCCGCAAAGCAAGACAATCGACCTGCTAATCGGCACCTGGTGCATCGAGAACAGCGCGCCCCTGCTACTCAATGACAGCGATTTCCGTCCGATGGCGCGTTATCTGGGCTTGGTCGAAGTGCCGGTCACGATGTGAGAGGCCGCGCCGGAATTGCTCGCACGCTCTATGTCACGGCGATTGGCCGAAGAGTGGGCAGCAAGTTCCACGCGCGGCTGTCGGCGGCTTGATGCGGCGCTTGCGCGTCAACCGGCAATATCGTGCAAAATCGCAAATGGCGCGCCCGGAACGATCCGAACGTCCGACCCTCAGATTCGTAGTCTGATGCTCTATCCAGCTGAGCTACGGGCGCGTGTTTCGCGAACAGCGTTGGCGGGCATGGCCCGCACGCAGCCTCCGGACGGC encodes the following:
- a CDS encoding type II toxin-antitoxin system VapB family antitoxin, which produces MAMRTNIEIDNTLMAEARKASGHATKKQTVKEALRLMIKLRGQHEAGAAFGKHRWRSNLARRRKARQSTC
- a CDS encoding ABC transporter substrate-binding protein, with amino-acid sequence MRCSRMLLAVACAVAWLPLLFATPGLAQGIPQDIPRKDLLILENPEGTVKNAGWFNIWTINAGSQSNGLQQVALDTLWYIDPESGIDGVWDNSLAAEKPHYNADFTEMTVKLRSGIFWSDGVEFTADDVVSTVTTQINHPAMRFSAVLASNVASVSAPDAHTVIFKLKKPNSRFHANFTVRWGAVWILPKHVFDKVADPVKFDFNKPISLGAYVLHSYDPDGKWYIWQLRDDWQRTTLARFGKPGPKYLAYVDPGPPEKRVIAQLNHELDVIHDIAPEGMFALAKQSKTTRAWFKGFPYGHPDPTLPAVIFNTQNENFKNPDVRWALALLIDIKAVAMAAYRGAATISAIGVPPTGTHPATYHGPMEDWLKTFEIDTGKRKIRPYDPTIGKQIADMLRPSMGEQIPSDPAEIAKAFGRGWWKTDPRAAQELLEKAGFTKRGGAWMTPDGKPFSVRVMVEGDLRPVMTRAGTMIVQLWKQAGIDAKIDVAQGTLPTRRAAGDFDTFIGWSVETWGGNQDLSYFLDSWHSEFVAAPGKPQPLRNWQRWSNPALDKIIEEIRTIGFDDPKSIELGKEYVKLAVKEMPTIPLMAYNVFTAMDQTYWTGFPTSENPYTNPVPNWGNSRYMFVRLKPAS